Sequence from the Dehalococcoidia bacterium genome:
GTGGCATATGGCGACCATTCTCGTAACGGGGATGAGCGGGCTTATCGGGGGCATCGTGCGCCGACGCCTGGAGGGGAAGCACACCCTCTACGCCCTCAACCGCCGTCCGGTGGAGGGCATCCCCACCCACCAGGCCGACATCGCCGACTTGAGCGCCATCCTGCCCGCCTTTGCAGGGAAAGAAGTGGTCATCCACTTGGCAGGGCACCTGGGGGAGGACTGGGAGGGCAACCTCCATACCAATATCATCGGCACCTACCATGTCTATGAGGCAGCGCGCCAGCACGGCGTTCGGCGCATTATCTACGCCAGCAGCGGGGCCGTTATCGGGGGGTGGGAGCGAGAGGAGCCCTATAAGGCCCTGGTAGAGGGGCGCTACCCGGATGTGCCCTTCCCCT
This genomic interval carries:
- a CDS encoding NAD(P)-dependent oxidoreductase encodes the protein MATILVTGMSGLIGGIVRRRLEGKHTLYALNRRPVEGIPTHQADIADLSAILPAFAGKEVVIHLAGHLGEDWEGNLHTNIIGTYHVYEAARQHGVRRIIYASSGAVIGGWEREEPYKALVEGRYPDVPFPWRLVDHETPIRPRSLYGCGKAWGEILGRYYADAFGISVLCLRIGHVTAEDRPTRLPADWANWCSQRDIGQLIERCVEAPPTLRFAIFYGLSDNPWRYRDIEYARRWLGYAPQDSAEAYRPKGEKV